CATTAGACAAAGACAATGTGAGTTTTAAAAAGGATAAAgatagaaaagagaaagagagataaataaaaagaaagaaagagagtgagtgaaagaggaagaaagagagagaaagaaaaacgggagagtgagggaaagaaagagaaataaataaataaagaatgagagagagaaagagagtgagaaagaaagagaaggaaatgaAAGCATGAGAGCGCGAGAGAAATAAGAAAGAATAATTAAGAATGAAAGAGAAAGACCGAgcgagagagaaataaagacagatagatagatagatagatagatagatagatagatagatagatagatagatagatagatagatgcaaCTCGAACGCTCTGAAAGCCCGTCCTCTCTCTGCTGGTACTGAAATTACCGTACTCATAGTAATAGGCGCacacgccttttttttttacggctgGCTAGACCGTGTATTTTCAAACCGCGGCTGGCTTGACCGCAGTGTTTGACTGTAATTGTACCTCTCGAAGCACTAGCTAGTTGCTATTCTACCGctagtttgtgttattgtgtgactttggtgggTTATTAAAATATTAGTTTGGATTCGAACTAGGTAAAACACCAAAGCCATACAATAACCTGGCTGCGTTAACGTTAAAATTACGTTTTTGTCAATGGAGTCTGATGGCTTTGAAAAGAGCAATATCATGGAtatttctggttaaacaaactATTCAAATGTATTAAATTACATAGTTACCTTCTGTGTCCTCGGCCCGATCGCGTTGAGGGGCGAAAATTATAAGTTGGTGCTGTAGTAGGGGCCACCTGGTTGAAGGTTGACGTTGAAGGCGTGTTGACGTTAGCCTGATGATGGGGACCTGCCTGGCCAGCTAGGTTCCCTACATTCGGTCTTCCACgatgaaaaagtgaataaacttCTTCATCGGGAGAACGATACTGGATACGGTTACCGTTACCAGTGTTTTGGCCCGTACAGGCATTCGCCAGTGTGTTAATAATCTCTTCATTGCTCAAAATTGCTGACACTAGATTTCTTGCTGATTCACTCATAGTGTCACACTTCGGTTAAGATTTatcacaacgaaaacacaacATGGCGCGAGACATATTTTCACGCGAATTCACTCAATATATTCAgatgttcattcaatatattcagactttcattcaatatattcaaggttcattcaatatattcaaggttcattcaatatattcaagattcattcaatatattcagattcactcaatatattcagatgttcattcaatatattcagactttcattcaatatattcaagattcattcaatatattctgacgttcattcaatatattcagaataagattcattcaatatattcaaacttcacatatatatataataatttcctaAATGGCAtgccataatatatatatatatatatatatatatatgcaataaAATACTATTATTATACTAAGatttatagtaaaaaaaaagtgttcataATTGttcaaaaattatatttaataacaataaaaacagacaaaacatttaaaaaaaataaataaataaatacaaataaattaaacatcTGAGcaccaaaaacaccaaaattcaTTGTTGCTCAGCTCATCCTCCTCCCAGCTGACACAAGTGGTGTGAAACCACAACACCAATCCTTCTGGAGCCTCTGGAGGTTCGGGTTCCCTGCACCGGCCACACCGCCAGACTGTCGGCTCCAGTCTCCTCTTTGCAGCGGTGTGACTTActcacaaaaagaaaagtgttttaagaatatatataatataataataattggcATGCAAAGACTTAACATTGAGTACACTACCGGTGGATGTCGTGGGCCCAAcagacagggaggaggaggagctggtTCTTtctgctgtataaataaaaatgttttgtttacttttCACCATGGCTAATGTCActaacataaatataaatgttgctTGTATTTAACAGATTATATTAACTATTTACagtgggagggagaggaagaagtGGACCCTTGGCGGCCCAATCCTGCGCCCGATGTGGAAGGCTCTAAAAgaataatattttattattataacagggTTTAATACAAGTATTTTGACTGATTGATATAATTTGCTGACCAGGAGATGGAGGATGGTGGTGTCCCTCTGCAGGCAGGCTCGTCCCGGATGGTCTGCCGCTGGTGGCAGGCAGCTGGGGATCGTGGGAGGCACAAGAGGGGGCAGAGGGTGCTGAGGGACCGGCGATGGAAATGCCGGAGCTGGTTGCTGGCGCAGCCCCGAGGGGCCAAGTTTTCTGTGGCTGGGGCGGGAGCCGCTAGGCAGGGTAGAGGAAGTGGCTGCCGGGCTGGTGTCTCTGGCCCGCTGCTGCTCTCGGTCTCTTCTGGCCAGAGCTTGGGCCTCCTGCCTTGCAGCACGGTCCTCCACCTCCTCGATGGTGTCGGACATCTCCTGGGCTGTCAGTATCCTGGCCTTGGTGACATTCCTCCTGACCTTGCCAGTGCTTTTGTTGTAGTTTATTTCGGCCAGGAGCGGAAACCCATGCAGAGCAGAGTACAGACAGTACTCCACCAGGGAGTCTTCGTCTGCATGGGTGAGGAGTGACCTCCAACAGATGGAAAAATCGGAGGCCACTCTTCCGCTGACTCGGTCACTCAGGCTGGACTTAGGGACCCCAAACCTCATGGCTGCCTGCCGTAGAGAGAGCCTGCCTGCTTCCACCTCCTGCTTGGCCTGGTCCATTGCCTCTTGGGTCCATTTTTTGGTCTTCCTCTCCCACTTCCTAATCTGCCTGATGTTGGGCATCTGCAAATGCACATACATTTTCTTGTTAGAAATACATTAAAATTCAAAATTAGGTTAGgcatgtcatgtcttgtttaaTAAGGTTGACAAAATCTATAAATTGCCACATTACATGGACACAAAAAATACTTACCTTCAACCAAAGTGGCAATTTCTATATCCACTTTTTCTTTGGGCTTGATGCTCCTGTAAAGGAAATAcaattctctcacacacacacacacacacacacacacacacacacacacacacacacacacacacacacacacacacacacacacacacacacacacacacatacacacacagagagagacacacacacacatacacactgcctACCTTGTTTTCTACTGTTCCTCTTTTTTATCTTCTCTGCTTCTGTCTCTCTTATTCCTTATTCTTTTCTGACTCACTTTCTTTATCTTTTCAGTCAAGCACATAAACCACACAAGAATAACAAAGTTACAAACGTTGAGGGCCAAAACACATTCAATCTTTGTCAACCTAGCTAGTGTCGTGCTTCAAGGTGCACTCCCAGGTGAGGACTTCTTCTCTGAAATAGATAGCAATAacttcacagacacagatatgtaTTAATACAATAGGCTTCTATAGAAGGAGAGCATCACTCCGTAAGCAGACTCCGCAGTCTGCTTCTCACCAGTGAGCTctgactctcttcctcttttgcctgtcttttattgaagtttaacaaG
The sequence above is a segment of the Perca fluviatilis unplaced genomic scaffold, GENO_Pfluv_1.0 PFLUV_unplaced_scaf_123, whole genome shotgun sequence genome. Coding sequences within it:
- the LOC120555042 gene encoding uncharacterized protein LOC120555042 is translated as MYVHLQMPNIRQIRKWERKTKKWTQEAMDQAKQEVEAGRLSLRQAAMRFGVPKSSLSDRVSGRVASDFSICWRSLLTHADEDSLVEYCLYSALHGFPLLAEINYNKSTGKVRRNVTKARILTAQEMSDTIEEVEDRAARQEAQALARRDREQQRARDTSPAATSSTLPSGSRPSHRKLGPSGLRQQPAPAFPSPVPQHPLPPLVPPTIPSCLPPAADHPGRACLQRDTTILHLLSLPHRAQDWAAKGPLLPLPPT